A stretch of the Equus caballus isolate H_3958 breed thoroughbred chromosome X, TB-T2T, whole genome shotgun sequence genome encodes the following:
- the TCEAL2 gene encoding transcription elongation factor A protein-like 2 — translation MENLCTENEEMLENQGKMGNKEQPLDMRKPEVACSLEDKEKLEKEGQTDHKGKTEDEEVLKDKEKPESEAKPKEGGKAESGGKTESQRKPKEGGKLVSEGKPKEEEKPSSEPRAAGKRPAGDDVPRKAKRKTNKGLAQCLKEYKEAIHDMHLSNEEMIREFDEMARVEDEVKKTRQKLGGFMWMQKSLQDPFHPRGPRELRGGCRAPQRGFEDIPFV, via the coding sequence ATGGAAAACCTCTGcactgaaaatgaagaaatgcttGAGAACCAAGGAAAGATGGGAAACAAAGAACAGCCACTGGATATGAGAAAGCCCGAAGTAGCTTGTAGTCTGGAAGACAAGGAGAAGTTAGAAAAGGAGGGACAGACAGATCACAAGGGAAAGACAGAAGACGAGGAAGTACTAAAGGATAAGGAGAAGCCAGAGAGTGAGGCAAAgccaaaagaaggaggaaaagcagagagcggaggaaagacagagagccagagaaagccaaaagaaggaggaaaactaGTGAGTGAGGGAaagccaaaagaagaagaaaagccatCCAGCGAACCAAGGGCTGCAGGAAAGCGCCCAGCTGGGGATGATGTACCCAGGAAAGCCAAGAGAAAAACCAACAAGGGGCTGGCTCAGTGCCTCAAGGAATATAAGGAGGCCATACACGATATGCATTTGAGCAATGAGGAGATGATAAGAGAATTTGATGAGATGGCTAGGGTGGAGGATGAGGTGAAGAAAACCAGACAGAAATTGGGGGGCTTTATGTGGATGCAAAAAAGCTTACAGGACCCCTTCCACCCGAGGGGCCCAAGGGAACTCAGGGGTGGTTGCAGGGCCCCACAAAGGGGCTTCGAAGACATTCCTTTTGTGTAG